From the genome of Streptomyces sp. NBC_01260, one region includes:
- a CDS encoding phytoene desaturase family protein, whose protein sequence is MPDEDVWDSRHRAPGSTPRVIVIGAGIAGLSTGCYAQMSGMRTRIFEKHVLPGGCCTAWSRDGYLFDYCIEWLIGTAAGNDANQVWRELGALDGKTVRNFDLFNKVVDEGGRSVTFWNDPARLEEHLLRVSPADARLIRSFCRDLRRFTEIELYPFLTAPALRTLRERAATLRTVLPAFRLFWRTAATPMHRFADRFEDPLLRRAFRNIFFQDPEGFPLLPYLFNMASAYHGNAGFPQGGSLGLARSVEERYTGLGGTVTYRARTEKVLVDNGRAIGIELRNGRRYYAEHIVSACDGHTTIYELLGGRYTGARVDKLYTDLLERPGTLFPAVVSAFVGVQGGLPAEDAHSTTYLLPPAAAAELPGALQSSLVVQLRSRYSDGFAPPGKSVVHCTYFSDYTYWKALRHSDRKAYWARKREVAAFVRRFLERLWPGTAERIDLVDVASPATTRRYTGNHNGSILAWKAFSDADDVSADLVGKDRMRLPGLSGFSMAGQWVGMGGLIRAASTGRFATQYLCEELGLPFRAWESGGTTPWHPGRLGQLPQLDRWSSREGTGT, encoded by the coding sequence ATGCCGGATGAGGACGTCTGGGACAGCCGGCACCGGGCGCCCGGCAGCACGCCCCGCGTCATCGTCATCGGCGCGGGCATCGCCGGCCTGTCCACCGGCTGCTACGCGCAGATGAGCGGGATGCGGACCCGCATCTTCGAGAAGCACGTACTGCCCGGCGGATGCTGTACCGCCTGGTCCCGCGACGGCTATCTCTTCGACTACTGCATCGAGTGGCTGATCGGCACCGCCGCGGGCAACGACGCCAACCAGGTCTGGCGTGAACTGGGCGCGCTCGACGGCAAGACGGTCAGGAACTTCGACCTGTTCAACAAGGTCGTCGACGAGGGCGGCCGCTCGGTGACCTTCTGGAACGATCCGGCACGCCTGGAGGAACACCTGCTGCGCGTCTCGCCCGCCGACGCACGGCTGATCCGTTCCTTCTGCCGTGACCTGAGGCGGTTCACGGAGATCGAGCTCTATCCGTTCCTGACCGCGCCCGCCCTGCGGACCCTACGGGAGAGGGCGGCCACGCTGCGCACCGTACTGCCGGCGTTCCGCCTGTTCTGGCGCACCGCGGCCACACCGATGCACCGGTTCGCGGACCGGTTCGAGGACCCGCTGCTGCGCAGAGCCTTCCGGAACATCTTCTTCCAGGATCCCGAAGGCTTCCCCCTGCTCCCGTACCTGTTCAACATGGCCAGCGCCTACCACGGCAACGCGGGCTTCCCGCAGGGCGGTTCGCTCGGCCTGGCCCGGTCGGTCGAGGAGCGGTACACCGGACTCGGCGGGACGGTGACCTACCGCGCCCGCACCGAGAAGGTACTGGTGGACAACGGCCGGGCCATCGGCATCGAGCTCCGCAACGGCAGGAGGTACTACGCCGAGCACATCGTGTCGGCCTGCGACGGGCACACCACGATCTACGAGCTGCTGGGAGGCAGATACACCGGCGCGAGGGTCGACAAGCTCTACACCGACCTGCTGGAACGTCCCGGAACGCTGTTTCCCGCCGTGGTCTCCGCCTTCGTCGGCGTCCAGGGCGGTCTTCCCGCCGAGGACGCCCACAGCACCACGTATCTGCTCCCGCCGGCCGCGGCCGCCGAACTGCCCGGTGCGCTCCAGAGCAGCCTGGTGGTCCAGCTGCGCTCGCGCTACTCGGACGGCTTCGCCCCGCCCGGAAAGTCGGTGGTCCACTGCACCTACTTCAGCGACTACACCTACTGGAAGGCGCTGCGCCACAGCGACCGCAAGGCCTACTGGGCACGGAAGCGCGAGGTGGCCGCCTTCGTACGGCGGTTCCTGGAGCGGCTCTGGCCGGGCACGGCCGAGCGGATCGACCTGGTGGACGTGGCCTCGCCGGCGACGACCCGGCGCTACACCGGGAACCACAACGGCTCGATCCTGGCGTGGAAGGCGTTCTCCGACGCCGACGACGTGTCCGCCGACCTGGTCGGCAAGGACCGGATGCGGCTGCCCGGACTCAGCGGGTTCTCCATGGCCGGCCAATGGGTCGGCATGGGCGGTCTGATCCGCGCCGCGTCCACCGGCCGCTTCGCCACCCAGTACCTGTGCGAAGAGCTGGGCCTCCCGTTCAGGGCATGGGAGAGCGGCGGCACCACTCCCTGGCACCCGGGCAGACTGGGGCAGCTGCCTCAGCTCGACCGATGGTCCTCCAGGGAGGGAACCGGCACGTGA
- a CDS encoding non-ribosomal peptide synthetase/type I polyketide synthase, whose protein sequence is MADAINDASTGKVAIIGIGCRFPGEASDHRAFWQNLLDGKDCVTPTPADRYDVTTLKSRYRDKPGRLAGGRGGYIDGFDEFEPAFFGISPREADHMDPQQRKLLEVAWEALEDGGQRPAELAGSDTAVYVGAFTLDYKILQFADLGFGTLAAHTATGTMMTMVSNRISHSFDFRGPSLSVDTACSSSLVAVHLACQSLNRGESGLALAGGVLLHMAPQYTIAETKGGFLSPEGRSRTFDASADGYVRAEGVGLVVLKRLEDALRDGDPIHAVIVGSGVNQDGRTNGITVPNGEAQVSLVRRVCAEAGITPGDLQYMEAHGTSTPVGDPIEANALSRALAIGRAPGAACYVGSVKANIGHTESAAGIAGLIKTALALKHRRIPPHINLERINPAIDRGTSPYDIPTRVTDWPEHEGPARAGVNAFGFGGTNAHAVLEEAPARTAHTASSPHPQHFRPQERSWSILPLTTRHPDALPQMAEGIRRELAAGHGPAVALDDLGHTLAHRRQHLESRLSVVYSSKESLDEALDTYLRGEPHPRVVQGRQLDAPDRRLVWVFTGMGPQWWAMGRGLLASEPVFRDAVTACDREIRKIVGWSLMDEMAADESRSRMAETWLAQPANFAVQIGLAALWRSYGIRPDAVVGHSTGEIAAFYEAGVYSLEDAVRIAVHRSRLQHTLSGTGTMLAVGLPEDEADRRVRPYGDRISVAAVNSPTSVTLAGDGTALAALADELRSEQVFAKFLAVEVPYHSAAMDHIKDELLTALADIDPRPATVPVHLTGQEGVAEHVELDAGYWWKNVRDRVRFQAAVDRLADDGHRLFLEIGPHPVLGHAIRECLEAKGRTGVSVPSVRREEDEPERFAVSLATLNTLGLGVAWDVLQPVGETVPLPRYPWRRDRHWTEPGAVAQIRLGLLDHPLLGRRTDHTEPTWQARLDTERLPYLADHRIQESVVFPAAGYLEMAAQAVRELTGGTDVVLADIDLRKALFLAEDDVRTVHLSVSLEDGGFVVASAAAGPEAERVVHASGVVRTAQRRSAGPALNAGPIRERSRRRLDNQECYAVLAALGYQYGPAFQAIEEVWIGTDEVLARISPPAVIGDGAAGHHLHPVLLDACFQALLTPQILAGETSSPGTGIRLPLSLEEMSVSPVGNQPLWVHGTVRRHDGDELVGDLALYAEDGAALGHMRGFRAADVEKASGAVSRSTVDSWLAEPVWIDRPWAAAAEGGAQGPGAKEPQEWLVLADNGGVGDAFAELVTARGDRCRTVRVDDHDDPEDSGDRAAGAGKLSGAPDCAARLEQLFAELDRDGAAFCGTVVHLWNLDLPDIAGCERKDLARAADSGSYSLVALSRILLARQTGGRLHVVTRGAQPVSPGEGAEPLGAPAWGVTRVLRHQELAGHRGKLVDLDPAQEPGAAGIRADAQALLREFLSDDEEEIGLRGGRRATSRLQPAEGLTRPLPLRLRADGSYLVTGAFGALGRLLCRTLVKRGARRLILMSRTPVPGRDTWRATDPATAQGRAVALLRELEAAGAQTVLAPVDVTDEHALTAWLDEYRRAGAPPVRGVFHLAGQVRDRLVADMDRPTFDAVLDPKAVGAYLLDRHLRDEPLEHFVLFASIASLLTTAGQTNYAAGNAFLDALAHRRRAQGLPALSLDWGPWATGMIEELGLVDHYLHSRGMSSLSPEAGMTVLERVIGQDRAQLLVATVVDWQTFLAWYDSPPPLVTELAAAAQEHTVEEGGGFLDAFRDAGETERRRLVTDRFTALTATVLRTAAHEIDPAAGLTGLGLDSLLAMELRARTQADLGIALPVVALLSGTSVGELAGRLYDGLAERVAAGSAGESDSTAVEVFTDELNHPLTQNQKALWFLKQLNPDGYAYNIGGAVEVRAELEPDLMFEAVRRLIARHPALRANFHLEDGLPVQRTTSGTEPDLGLFDVQGQGWQDIQRTIIREYRKPYDLEHDRLVRFRLFKRGQSRWIIMKAVHHIVSDAISTFTFIEELLAVYEALKQGREPSLPPVGARYLDFLNQQNRFLAGREAGGMLEYWRSHLPAEVPLLDLPTDRPRPAVQTHNGASEFFVLDAELSARVHTLAQEHGVTPFMVLLSAYYVLLHRYSGQDHVIVGSPVTGRTHQEFAPVYGYFVNPLPLHADLSTGPTVAELLEQVRRTVLNGLDNQEYPFVLLVEELGLQHDPSRSAVFQAMFILLTHKVATEQYGYRLEYIELPEEEGQFDITLSVYEDEAEGRFHCVLKYNTDLFLPRTVRRMATHYVHLLDSMTRAPAELPTPRLEMLGTQEREQLVTEWSGASRLPAVAGRQPGRDRPVHHLIGDIAAAYPQAVAVSVPALWGATAHLTYGELDRRANARARRLRELGVMPGSVVGVCLDKSPELVVTLLAVLRAGGAYLPVHPDQPADRVAHVLGIAEAALVVVDDTRAAWAEGLPATVVTPAGLRPAETAGPAPQGTTDLDSPAYVINTSGSTGRPKAVRISHRSLASAYRAWFEEYRLADRARVHLQMAEPSFDVFTGDLVRALCSGGRLVLADRDLIFDTARLYRTMRTERVDCAEFVPAVVRGLMDHCEREGERLDFMSLLVVGSDAWKVAEYERLRGLCGAGTRVINSYGVTEATIDSAFFEGPADGLEPGMMVPIGRPLGNSTLHILDEHGEPVPPGVPGDLWIGGEGVAIGYAGDPEQTAQRFVTWNLSRDPGAAPVRLYRSGDVARWDTHGRMHLLGRSDHQVKLRGHRIEIAEIESHLTGWPGLARAVVAVRPDAAGDATLCAYCVTEPGETLDRRALRRHLAGAVPAFMVPSHVVELPGLPLTPHGKVDVAALPVPAGADRQQSYEAPVTLYELSMARYWEALLGMDRVGLGDDFFESGGSSIKLIELLHHLRTEFGIGVPVSRLYQATTLHGMAAAVEDLVNSTTSEELPYLTFNPGPGQPVFCFPPAGGHALVYRGFAAQLSQYRIVAFNYVPGDDKVARYADLVESAWSEGPCRLLGYSLGGNLAFEVAKELESRGREVSHVVVLDSRRILETYEPGEEGVRTFEAELGRHLYQHTGSEIVAKTVLEHAAEYLGFCGRTPNTGTVAASVGVVTDEEKAGLYAVGAPGAWHGSSTGGTHVLRGSGTHADMLDPKHLPRNAALVRALLTGEADHAG, encoded by the coding sequence GTCGCCCGAGGGGCGTTCCCGCACATTCGACGCCTCGGCCGACGGCTACGTGCGTGCCGAGGGGGTCGGCCTGGTCGTGCTCAAGCGGCTGGAGGACGCACTGCGGGACGGGGATCCGATCCATGCGGTGATCGTCGGCAGCGGGGTCAACCAGGACGGCCGGACCAACGGCATAACCGTCCCCAACGGGGAGGCCCAGGTCTCACTCGTGCGACGGGTCTGCGCCGAGGCCGGCATCACCCCCGGTGATCTGCAGTACATGGAGGCCCACGGCACCTCGACGCCCGTGGGTGACCCGATCGAGGCCAACGCCCTGTCCCGTGCACTCGCCATCGGGCGCGCCCCCGGCGCCGCCTGCTACGTCGGCTCGGTGAAGGCGAACATCGGGCACACGGAATCGGCTGCCGGGATCGCCGGGCTGATCAAGACCGCCCTGGCCCTGAAGCACCGCCGGATCCCGCCCCACATCAACCTCGAAAGGATCAACCCCGCCATCGACCGCGGTACCTCGCCGTACGACATCCCCACCCGGGTGACGGACTGGCCCGAGCACGAGGGGCCGGCGCGCGCCGGGGTGAACGCCTTCGGCTTCGGCGGCACCAACGCCCATGCAGTCCTGGAGGAGGCACCCGCGCGCACGGCGCACACGGCGTCCTCCCCGCACCCCCAGCACTTCCGGCCGCAGGAGCGGAGCTGGAGCATTCTTCCCCTGACCACGCGTCACCCGGACGCCCTCCCGCAGATGGCGGAAGGCATCAGGCGCGAGCTCGCCGCAGGGCACGGACCCGCGGTCGCCCTGGACGACCTCGGTCACACGCTCGCCCACCGGCGTCAGCACCTCGAATCGCGTCTCTCCGTCGTCTACTCCTCCAAGGAGTCCCTGGACGAGGCGCTGGACACGTATCTGCGGGGCGAACCGCATCCCCGGGTGGTGCAGGGGCGACAGCTGGACGCCCCGGACCGGCGACTGGTCTGGGTGTTCACCGGCATGGGCCCGCAATGGTGGGCCATGGGGCGCGGGCTGCTGGCGAGCGAACCCGTCTTCCGGGACGCGGTCACCGCGTGCGACCGGGAGATCCGGAAGATCGTGGGATGGTCGCTCATGGACGAGATGGCGGCCGACGAGAGCCGGTCGCGGATGGCGGAGACCTGGCTCGCGCAGCCGGCCAACTTCGCTGTGCAGATCGGTCTGGCGGCGCTGTGGCGTTCGTACGGCATCCGCCCCGACGCAGTGGTGGGGCACAGCACCGGAGAGATCGCCGCCTTCTACGAGGCAGGCGTCTACTCGCTGGAGGACGCCGTCAGGATCGCCGTCCACCGCAGCCGCCTCCAGCACACCCTGTCCGGAACGGGCACCATGCTCGCCGTCGGCCTGCCCGAGGACGAGGCCGATCGCCGGGTCCGCCCCTACGGGGACCGGATCTCGGTGGCGGCCGTCAACAGCCCCACCTCGGTCACCCTGGCCGGGGACGGAACGGCGCTGGCCGCGCTGGCCGACGAGTTACGTAGCGAACAGGTCTTCGCCAAGTTCCTTGCGGTGGAGGTCCCTTACCACAGCGCGGCGATGGATCACATCAAGGACGAGCTGCTCACCGCGCTGGCAGACATCGATCCCCGTCCGGCGACGGTTCCGGTCCACCTCACGGGCCAGGAGGGCGTCGCCGAGCACGTCGAGCTGGACGCCGGTTACTGGTGGAAGAACGTCCGCGACCGGGTGCGCTTCCAGGCGGCCGTGGACCGGCTCGCCGACGACGGCCACCGGCTGTTCCTCGAGATCGGCCCCCACCCGGTCCTCGGACACGCCATCCGCGAATGCCTGGAGGCCAAGGGGCGCACGGGCGTCTCCGTGCCGTCGGTGCGTCGCGAGGAGGACGAACCCGAGCGCTTCGCCGTGTCCCTGGCGACACTGAACACCCTCGGGCTCGGCGTCGCATGGGACGTACTCCAACCCGTCGGTGAGACGGTCCCGCTGCCCCGCTACCCCTGGCGTCGCGACCGCCACTGGACGGAGCCGGGGGCCGTCGCACAGATCCGTCTCGGTCTGCTCGACCACCCCCTGCTGGGCCGCCGCACGGACCACACCGAACCGACCTGGCAGGCCCGGCTCGACACCGAGAGGCTGCCCTACCTCGCCGATCACCGCATTCAGGAATCCGTCGTGTTTCCCGCGGCCGGCTACCTGGAGATGGCCGCACAGGCCGTGCGGGAGCTGACCGGGGGCACGGACGTCGTGCTGGCCGACATCGATCTGCGCAAGGCGCTCTTCCTGGCCGAGGACGACGTCCGCACCGTCCACCTCTCCGTGTCGCTGGAGGACGGCGGCTTCGTCGTCGCGTCCGCGGCGGCCGGGCCCGAGGCGGAGCGGGTCGTGCACGCGAGCGGGGTGGTCCGTACCGCGCAGCGCCGCTCCGCCGGGCCGGCGCTGAACGCCGGCCCGATCAGGGAACGGAGTCGGCGCCGGCTGGACAACCAGGAGTGCTACGCCGTACTGGCCGCCCTGGGCTACCAGTACGGCCCGGCCTTCCAGGCCATCGAGGAGGTCTGGATCGGCACCGACGAGGTCCTGGCGCGGATCAGCCCGCCCGCGGTGATCGGGGACGGGGCGGCAGGCCACCACCTCCACCCGGTGCTGCTGGACGCCTGCTTCCAGGCTCTGCTGACGCCGCAGATCCTGGCCGGGGAGACGTCGTCACCGGGCACCGGCATCCGGTTGCCGCTGTCGCTGGAGGAGATGAGCGTTTCCCCCGTCGGCAACCAGCCCTTGTGGGTGCACGGCACGGTACGCCGCCACGACGGGGACGAACTGGTCGGCGACCTCGCACTGTACGCCGAGGACGGGGCGGCGCTGGGCCACATGCGCGGTTTCCGGGCGGCGGACGTGGAGAAGGCCTCGGGGGCCGTCTCCCGGAGCACCGTTGACTCCTGGCTCGCGGAACCCGTCTGGATCGACCGCCCGTGGGCGGCGGCCGCAGAGGGAGGGGCGCAGGGTCCCGGCGCGAAAGAGCCGCAGGAGTGGCTGGTCCTGGCGGACAACGGGGGAGTCGGGGACGCGTTCGCCGAGCTGGTGACCGCGCGCGGTGATCGCTGCCGCACCGTAAGAGTGGACGACCACGACGACCCCGAGGATTCCGGTGACCGGGCGGCTGGGGCCGGGAAGTTATCCGGCGCACCGGACTGCGCCGCCCGGCTGGAACAGCTCTTCGCCGAGCTGGACCGGGACGGCGCGGCCTTCTGCGGGACCGTCGTGCATCTGTGGAACCTCGACCTGCCCGACATCGCCGGCTGCGAGCGGAAGGACCTGGCGCGGGCCGCGGACAGCGGCTCCTATTCTCTCGTCGCCCTCTCCAGGATCCTCCTCGCCCGGCAGACCGGCGGCCGCCTGCACGTGGTCACCCGCGGCGCCCAGCCCGTGTCACCGGGGGAAGGGGCCGAACCGCTCGGGGCGCCCGCCTGGGGTGTGACGCGGGTTCTCCGGCACCAGGAACTGGCCGGTCACCGCGGCAAACTGGTCGACCTCGACCCCGCACAGGAGCCAGGCGCAGCCGGAATCCGCGCGGATGCCCAGGCACTGCTGCGCGAGTTCCTGAGCGACGACGAGGAGGAGATCGGGCTGCGCGGGGGCCGCCGTGCGACCAGCCGCCTCCAGCCGGCCGAGGGGCTGACGAGGCCGCTGCCGCTGCGCCTGCGGGCGGACGGAAGCTATCTCGTCACCGGGGCGTTCGGGGCACTGGGCCGGCTGCTGTGCCGGACCCTGGTGAAGCGCGGGGCCCGTCGGCTCATCCTGATGAGCCGGACCCCCGTACCGGGGCGCGACACATGGCGGGCAACCGATCCGGCGACGGCGCAGGGCCGGGCCGTCGCCCTCCTCAGGGAGCTGGAGGCCGCCGGCGCACAGACGGTCCTGGCGCCGGTCGACGTAACGGACGAGCACGCGCTGACCGCCTGGCTCGACGAGTACCGGCGGGCCGGAGCGCCGCCCGTGCGCGGGGTGTTCCACCTGGCCGGCCAGGTGCGGGACAGGCTGGTCGCCGACATGGACCGCCCCACGTTCGACGCGGTGCTCGACCCGAAGGCTGTGGGGGCGTACCTGCTGGACAGGCACCTGCGGGACGAGCCACTCGAACACTTCGTGCTCTTCGCCTCGATCGCCTCGCTGCTGACGACCGCGGGCCAGACCAACTACGCCGCGGGCAACGCCTTTCTGGACGCGCTGGCCCACCGGCGGCGCGCGCAGGGCCTGCCGGCGCTGAGTCTTGACTGGGGCCCCTGGGCGACGGGAATGATCGAGGAACTGGGCCTGGTCGACCACTACCTCCACAGCCGGGGAATGAGCTCGCTGTCCCCGGAAGCCGGGATGACCGTCCTGGAACGCGTCATCGGACAGGACCGGGCGCAGCTGCTGGTCGCCACGGTCGTCGACTGGCAGACCTTCCTTGCCTGGTACGACTCCCCGCCGCCGCTGGTCACCGAATTGGCCGCGGCCGCTCAGGAACACACCGTGGAGGAGGGCGGCGGATTCCTTGACGCCTTCCGCGATGCCGGGGAGACGGAACGCCGTCGCCTGGTGACCGACCGGTTCACGGCGCTCACCGCCACGGTTCTCCGTACCGCGGCGCACGAGATCGACCCCGCGGCCGGGCTCACCGGGCTGGGGCTCGACTCGCTGCTCGCGATGGAGCTGCGCGCCAGGACGCAGGCCGATCTCGGAATCGCCCTGCCCGTGGTCGCCCTGCTGAGCGGCACCTCCGTCGGCGAACTGGCCGGCCGGCTGTACGACGGTCTGGCCGAACGGGTGGCAGCAGGCAGCGCGGGGGAGAGCGACTCGACGGCCGTCGAGGTGTTCACCGACGAGCTGAACCACCCCCTGACGCAGAACCAGAAGGCGCTCTGGTTCCTCAAACAGCTCAATCCCGACGGCTACGCGTACAACATCGGCGGCGCCGTGGAGGTGCGCGCCGAACTCGAACCCGACCTCATGTTCGAGGCGGTGCGCAGACTCATCGCGCGCCATCCAGCGCTGCGTGCCAACTTCCATCTGGAGGACGGCCTGCCGGTGCAGCGCACGACCTCCGGGACGGAGCCCGATCTCGGCCTGTTCGACGTCCAGGGACAGGGCTGGCAGGACATCCAGCGAACGATCATCCGCGAGTACCGCAAGCCGTACGACCTCGAACACGACCGGCTGGTGCGGTTCCGGCTGTTCAAACGCGGGCAGAGCCGCTGGATCATCATGAAGGCCGTCCACCACATCGTCTCGGACGCGATCTCGACGTTCACCTTCATCGAGGAACTGCTCGCCGTGTACGAGGCACTGAAGCAGGGCCGGGAACCCTCGCTGCCGCCGGTGGGCGCCAGGTACCTGGACTTCCTCAACCAGCAGAACCGGTTCCTGGCAGGCCGCGAGGCCGGCGGAATGCTCGAGTACTGGCGCTCCCACCTGCCCGCCGAGGTCCCGCTCCTGGACCTGCCGACCGACCGGCCGCGTCCAGCCGTGCAGACGCACAACGGCGCCTCGGAGTTCTTCGTCCTCGATGCCGAGCTCAGCGCCCGGGTCCACACGCTGGCGCAGGAACACGGCGTGACGCCGTTCATGGTGCTGCTGAGCGCCTACTACGTCCTGCTGCACCGCTACTCCGGCCAGGACCACGTCATCGTCGGCAGCCCGGTGACCGGCCGTACCCACCAGGAGTTCGCCCCGGTCTACGGCTACTTCGTCAATCCGCTGCCGCTGCACGCCGACCTGTCCACGGGCCCCACGGTCGCGGAGTTGTTGGAGCAGGTCCGCAGGACAGTCCTGAACGGCCTGGACAACCAGGAGTACCCGTTCGTCCTGCTGGTCGAGGAGCTGGGCCTCCAGCACGATCCCAGCCGCTCGGCCGTGTTCCAGGCGATGTTCATCCTGCTCACCCACAAGGTGGCCACCGAACAGTACGGATACCGGCTGGAGTACATCGAACTCCCCGAAGAGGAAGGGCAGTTCGACATCACACTGTCGGTCTACGAGGACGAGGCGGAGGGGCGCTTTCACTGCGTCCTCAAGTACAACACCGACCTCTTCCTGCCCCGGACCGTCCGCCGCATGGCCACGCACTACGTCCACCTGCTCGACAGCATGACGAGGGCGCCCGCGGAACTGCCCACCCCGAGGCTGGAGATGCTCGGTACCCAGGAGCGCGAGCAGCTGGTCACCGAGTGGAGTGGAGCCTCCCGGTTGCCGGCCGTAGCCGGGCGGCAACCGGGCCGGGACCGGCCGGTCCACCACCTGATCGGAGACATCGCCGCCGCATACCCCCAGGCCGTCGCCGTCTCCGTGCCGGCCCTGTGGGGCGCCACGGCACACCTGACGTACGGAGAGCTCGACCGCAGGGCGAACGCCAGGGCCAGGCGGCTGCGCGAGCTGGGGGTGATGCCGGGTTCCGTCGTGGGGGTGTGCCTCGACAAGTCGCCGGAACTGGTCGTCACCCTCCTCGCGGTGCTCAGGGCGGGAGGCGCCTACCTGCCGGTGCACCCCGATCAGCCCGCCGACCGCGTCGCCCACGTACTGGGCATCGCTGAGGCCGCCCTCGTCGTCGTCGACGACACACGTGCCGCGTGGGCCGAGGGCCTGCCGGCCACGGTGGTGACCCCGGCCGGGCTGCGCCCGGCGGAGACTGCGGGGCCGGCCCCGCAGGGTACGACCGACCTCGACTCACCCGCCTACGTCATCAACACCTCGGGATCCACCGGCCGCCCCAAGGCCGTACGGATCAGCCACCGCAGCCTCGCCTCCGCGTACCGGGCCTGGTTCGAGGAGTACCGCCTGGCGGACCGGGCACGTGTCCACCTCCAGATGGCGGAGCCCTCGTTCGACGTGTTCACCGGCGACCTGGTGCGCGCCCTGTGCTCGGGCGGCCGCCTGGTGCTGGCCGACCGGGACCTGATCTTCGACACAGCCCGGCTGTACCGCACGATGCGGACGGAACGGGTCGACTGCGCGGAGTTCGTACCCGCTGTCGTACGCGGTCTGATGGACCACTGCGAGCGTGAGGGCGAACGGCTCGACTTCATGAGCCTGCTGGTGGTCGGTTCCGATGCCTGGAAGGTGGCGGAGTACGAGCGGCTGCGCGGCCTGTGCGGTGCGGGCACCCGGGTGATCAACTCCTACGGCGTCACCGAGGCCACCATCGACAGCGCCTTCTTCGAGGGGCCGGCGGACGGCCTGGAACCCGGCATGATGGTGCCGATCGGCCGGCCGCTGGGGAACAGCACGCTCCATATCCTCGACGAGCACGGCGAACCGGTCCCGCCCGGCGTGCCGGGCGACCTGTGGATCGGCGGCGAGGGCGTCGCGATCGGGTACGCCGGGGACCCGGAGCAGACGGCGCAACGCTTCGTGACGTGGAACCTGAGCCGCGATCCGGGCGCCGCTCCGGTAAGGCTGTACCGGAGCGGTGACGTGGCGCGCTGGGACACGCACGGCCGGATGCACCTCCTCGGACGCAGCGACCACCAGGTCAAGCTGCGCGGTCACCGGATCGAGATCGCGGAGATCGAGTCGCATCTGACGGGCTGGCCGGGCCTCGCCCGCGCGGTGGTGGCCGTCCGCCCCGACGCCGCCGGGGACGCGACCCTCTGCGCCTACTGCGTGACGGAGCCGGGGGAGACGCTGGACCGGCGAGCCCTGCGCCGCCATCTCGCGGGAGCGGTGCCGGCCTTCATGGTGCCCTCCCATGTCGTCGAGCTGCCCGGGCTGCCGCTCACCCCGCACGGAAAGGTCGATGTCGCTGCGCTCCCGGTGCCGGCCGGCGCGGACCGGCAGCAGTCGTACGAAGCACCGGTGACCCTCTACGAACTCAGCATGGCCCGGTACTGGGAAGCGCTGCTCGGGATGGACAGGGTGGGACTCGGGGACGACTTCTTCGAATCCGGCGGAAGCTCGATCAAGCTGATCGAACTCCTCCACCACCTGCGGACGGAGTTCGGCATCGGCGTCCCCGTCAGCCGTCTGTACCAGGCCACGACCCTGCACGGCATGGCCGCGGCCGTGGAGGACCTCGTCAACAGCACGACGTCCGAGGAACTTCCCTACCTGACCTTCAACCCCGGGCCGGGGCAGCCCGTCTTCTGCTTCCCCCCGGCGGGTGGCCACGCGCTCGTCTACCGCGGTTTCGCGGCGCAGCTCAGCCAGTACCGGATCGTCGCGTTCAACTATGTGCCGGGTGATGACAAGGTGGCCCGCTACGCGGACCTGGTGGAGTCCGCCTGGTCCGAGGGCCCGTGCCGGCTGCTCGGATACTCGCTGGGTGGCAACCTCGCGTTCGAGGTGGCCAAGGAACTCGAATCACGTGGGCGCGAGGTATCTCACGTCGTGGTGCTGGACTCCCGCCGCATCCTGGAGACGTACGAGCCGGGCGAGGAGGGCGTCAGGACCTTCGAGGCGGAGCTGGGCCGTCATCTGTACCAGCACACCGGTTCCGAGATCGTCGCCAAGACGGTACTCGAACACGCGGCCGAGTATCTGGGATTCTGCGGCAGAACCCCCAACACCGGGACGGTGGCGGCCTCGGTCGGCGTCGTGACCGACGAGGAGAAAGCAGGTCTCTACGCCGTCGGCGCCCCGGGCGCCTGGCACGGCAGCTCCACCGGCGGCACCCACGTTTTGCGGGGCTCCGGCACCCACGCCGACATGCTCGACCCCAAACACCTCCCGCGCAACGCCGCCCTGGTACGCGCCCTTCTCACGGGGGAGGCGGACCATGCCGGATGA